Proteins encoded within one genomic window of Couchioplanes caeruleus:
- a CDS encoding CU044_2847 family protein, which translates to MSSEVVRYRVDAETVAQIEIAPVAGFRPAGAGDIAGTVKESVGPALAAAKVLLDQVRDMAPDSVEVKFGIKVTGTANWVVAKAATEANFEVTMSWRPEPLGGRG; encoded by the coding sequence ATGTCGTCCGAGGTCGTCCGTTATCGCGTCGACGCCGAGACGGTCGCCCAGATCGAGATCGCACCGGTCGCCGGCTTCCGGCCGGCCGGCGCCGGTGACATCGCCGGAACGGTCAAGGAGTCCGTGGGGCCGGCGTTGGCGGCGGCCAAGGTGTTGCTGGACCAGGTCCGTGACATGGCCCCCGACTCGGTCGAGGTCAAGTTCGGGATCAAGGTGACCGGCACGGCCAACTGGGTGGTGGCCAAGGCGGCGACGGAGGCGAACTTCGAGGTCACCATGAGCTGGCGGCCGGAGCCCCTCGGCGGCCGGGGCTGA